One genomic segment of Passer domesticus isolate bPasDom1 chromosome 21, bPasDom1.hap1, whole genome shotgun sequence includes these proteins:
- the EPS15L1 gene encoding epidermal growth factor receptor substrate 15-like 1 isoform X3, whose product MAALIPLSQQFSTGNPIYETYYKQVDPTYTGRVGASEAALFLKKSGLSDIILGKIWDLADPEGKGYLDKQGFYVALRLVACAQNGHDVNLSSLNLTVPPPKFHDSSSPLLITPPSTETHWAVRVEEKAKFDGIFESLLPVNGLLSGDKVKPVLMNSKLPLDILGRVWDLSDIDKDGHLDKDEFAVAMHLVYRALEKESVPSQLPPSLIPPSKRKKTSVFPGAVPVLPASPPPKDSLRSTPSHGSVTSLNSIGSLSPKHSVKPAQPAVNWVVPVSEKVRYDEIFLKTDTDMDGFVSGQEVKDIFIHSGLSQNLLAHIWSLADTRQMGKLSKDQFALAMYLIQQKVSKGIDPPQVLTPDMIPPSDRNTPIQDSASSVGSGEFTGVKELDDISQEIAQLQREKYSLEQDIREKEESIRQKTNEVQELQNDLDRETSNLQELEAQKQDAQDRLDEMDQQKAKLKDMLNDVRQKCQEETQVISSLKMQIQSQESDLKLQEDDLNRAKAELNRLQQEETQLEQSIQAGKVQLETIIKSLKSTQEEINQARSKLSQLQESHQEMNKSIEEYNEALNGIHGGSLTNLADMSEGLGQTERSNYGAMDDPFKNKALMFTNNTQELHTDPFQSEDPFKSDPFKGADPFKGSDPFQHDPFAEQPPAPADPFGGDPFKESDPFRSSAPEDFFKKQVKSDPFTSDPFTKTPTLPSKPDPFESTDPFTSSSISSKGPDPFGTLDPFGSGAFSGGEGFADFSQMSKSVASDPFASSFGGAGFTDDPFKSKSDTPALPPKKNVPPRPKPPSGKSTPVSHLGSADFPKPHDPFQPFGADSSDLFQSKKGFGDPFSGKDPFAPSSSSKTSKDSSLGFADFSSFGNEEQQLAWAKRESEKAEQERLARLRRQEQEDLELAIALSKADMPNS is encoded by the exons ATGGCGGCGCTCATCCCCCTCAGCCAGCAG TTTTCTACTGGGAATCCAATATATGAAACATATTACAAACAG GTAGATCCAACATACACAGGGAGAGTTGGGGCAAGTGAAGCTGCTCTGTTTCTTAAAAAATCTGGTCTCTCTGATATCATCCTTGGAAAA ATATGGGATTTGGCTGACCCAGAGGGTAAAGGATACTTAGATAAACAG GGTTTCTACGTTGCGTTGCGCCTTGTGGCATGTGCACAGAACGGCCACGATGTAAACCTGAGCAGTCTCAATTTGACTGTGCCACCTCCTAAATTT CATGACAGTAGCAGTCCTTTGCTGATCACACCACCCTCAACAGAGACTCACTGGGCTGTTAGG gtggaagaaaaagcaaagtttgATGGTATTTTTGAAAGCCTTTTGCCAGTAAATGGTTTACTTTCAGGAGACAAAGTAAAACCAGTACTGATGAATTCAAAGCTACCTCTTGATATCCTTGGAAGG GTCTGGGATCTCAGTGATATTGATAAAGATGGTCACCTGGACAAGGATGAATTTGCTGTG GCAATGCATTTGGTTTATAGAGCTCTTGAGAAAGAGTCAGTTCCTTCACAATTGCCCCCTTCTCTCATACCACCTTCTAAAAGAAAGAAGACATCAGTCTTTCCTGGTGCAGTTCCTGTTCTCCCTGCAAGTCCTCCCCCAAAAGACAGCCTCCGTTCCACCCCTTCCCACGGCAGTGTCACCAGTCTGAACAGCATAGGGAGCTTGTCTCCCAAGCACAGTGTCAAACCAGCACAG CCAGCTGTTAATTGGGTGGTACCAGTGTCTGAAAAAGTGAGATACGACGAAATTTTcttgaaaacagacacagacaTGGATGGGTTTGTGAGTGGCCAAGAAGTAAAGGACATTTTTATACATTCGGGTCTATCTCAGAATCTCCTAGCACATATATG GTCTTTGGCAGACACGAGACAGATGGGAAAGCTCAGCAAAGACCAGTTTGCACTTGCCATGTATCTCATTCAGCAGAAGGTCAGCAAAGGGATTGATCCTCCACAAGTGTTAACTCCAGATATGATCCCTCCCTCAGACAGAAACACACCCATCCAG GACAGTGCAAGTTCTGTTGGATCAGGAGAATTTACAGGGGTGAAGGAGCTGGATGATATTAGCCAAGAAATTGCACAGCTGCAGAG agaaaaatattctcTGGAGCAGGATATTAGGGAAAAGGAAGAATCAATCAGACAGAAAACCAATGAAGTTCAG GAGCTGCAAAATGATTTAGATAGGGAAACGAGTAACTTGCAAGAGCTGGAGGCTCAAAAACAAGATGCCCAAGACCGCCTGGATGAGATGGATCAGCAGAAAGCCAAACTGAAAGATATGCTGAATGATGTGAGGCAGAAATGCCAGGAAGAAACACAGGTG ATTTCATCACTAAAAATGCAGATTCAGTCTCAGGAATCAGATTTAAAATTACAGGAAGATGACCTTAACAGAGCAAAAGCAGAGCTGAATCGCCTGCAGCAGGAAGAGACTCAGCTAGAGCAGAGTATCCAGGCTGGGAAAGTGCAGCTTGAAACAATAATCAAATCTTTAAAATCAACCCAGGAAGAAATAAACCAG GCAAGAAGTAAACTCTCTCAGCTGCAAGAGAGCCATCAGGAAATGAATAAGAGCATTGAAGAATACAATGAAGCCCTCAATGGCATTCATGGTGGGAGTCTGACAAATTTAGCAGACATGAGTGAAGGCCTTGGGCAGACAGAAAGAAGCAATTATGGAGCTATG GATGATCCGTTTAAGAATAAAGCCTTGATGTTTACCAATAATACACAAGAATTGCATACAGACCCATTCCAGTCAGAAGATCCTTTCAAATCTGATCCATTTAAGGGAGCAGACCCCTTCAAAGGCA GTGACCCATTCCAGCATGATCCTTTTGCAGAGCagccacctgctccagcag ATCCCTTTGGAGGAGATCCCTTTAAGGAAAGTGACCCATTTCGTAGTTCTGCCCCTGAGGATTTCTTCAAGAAACAGGTGAAGAGTGACCCATTTACCTCAGATCCATTCACAAAAACCCCCACTTTGCCCTCAAAG CCTGACCCTTTTGAAAGCACTGATCCTTTTACGTCTTCCAGTATCTCTTCAAAAGGTCCAG ATCCATTTGGAACACTGGATCCATTTGGAAGTGGTGCCTTCAGTGGCGGTGAAGGATTTGCAGACTTCAGTCAGATGTCAAAG TCAGTAGCTTCAGACCCCTTTGCCTCCTCTTTTGGAGGGGCAGGATTCACAGATGACCCTTTCAAAAGCAAATCAGACACACCAGCATTACCACCCAAGAAAAATGTCCCTCCACGACCCAAGCCACCCAGTG GTAAAAGTACTCCTGTAAGCCACCTTGGGTCTGCAGATTTTCCCAAGCCCCATGATCCATTCCAGCCATTTGGGGCTGACAGCAGTGACCTGTTTCAAAGTAAAAAGGGGTTTGGGGACCCATTTAGTGGAAAAGATCCATTTGCTCCCTCCTCTTCAAGTAAAACTTCTAAAGACTCTTCCTTGGGGTTTGCAGACTTCAGCTCT ttTGGaaatgaggagcagcagctggcctGGGCGAAGAGAGAGAGCgaaaaagcagagcaggaaagaCTGGCTCGGTTGAGGAGACAAGAACAAGAAGACCTTGAGTTGGCCATTGCACTCAGTAAGGCTGACATGCCAAACTCTTAA
- the EPS15L1 gene encoding epidermal growth factor receptor substrate 15-like 1 isoform X2 has product MAALIPLSQQFSTGNPIYETYYKQVDPTYTGRVGASEAALFLKKSGLSDIILGKIWDLADPEGKGYLDKQGFYVALRLVACAQNGHDVNLSSLNLTVPPPKFHDSSSPLLITPPSTETHWAVRVEEKAKFDGIFESLLPVNGLLSGDKVKPVLMNSKLPLDILGRVWDLSDIDKDGHLDKDEFAVAMHLVYRALEKESVPSQLPPSLIPPSKRKKTSVFPGAVPVLPASPPPKDSLRSTPSHGSVTSLNSIGSLSPKHSVKPAQPAVNWVVPVSEKVRYDEIFLKTDTDMDGFVSGQEVKDIFIHSGLSQNLLAHIWSLADTRQMGKLSKDQFALAMYLIQQKVSKGIDPPQVLTPDMIPPSDRNTPIQTLSGYLTPVGTEISALTEMRRDSASSVGSGEFTGVKELDDISQEIAQLQREKYSLEQDIREKEESIRQKTNEVQELQNDLDRETSNLQELEAQKQDAQDRLDEMDQQKAKLKDMLNDVRQKCQEETQVISSLKMQIQSQESDLKLQEDDLNRAKAELNRLQQEETQLEQSIQAGKVQLETIIKSLKSTQEEINQARSKLSQLQESHQEMNKSIEEYNEALNGIHGGSLTNLADMSEGLGQTERSNYGAMDDPFKNKALMFTNNTQELHTDPFQSEDPFKSDPFKGADPFKGSDPFQHDPFAEQPPAPADPFGGDPFKESDPFRSSAPEDFFKKQPDPFESTDPFTSSSISSKGPDPFGTLDPFGSGAFSGGEGFADFSQMSKSVASDPFASSFGGAGFTDDPFKSKSDTPALPPKKNVPPRPKPPSGKSTPVSHLGSADFPKPHDPFQPFGADSSDLFQSKKGFGDPFSGKDPFAPSSSSKTSKDSSLGFADFSSFGNEEQQLAWAKRESEKAEQERLARLRRQEQEDLELAIALSKADMPNS; this is encoded by the exons ATGGCGGCGCTCATCCCCCTCAGCCAGCAG TTTTCTACTGGGAATCCAATATATGAAACATATTACAAACAG GTAGATCCAACATACACAGGGAGAGTTGGGGCAAGTGAAGCTGCTCTGTTTCTTAAAAAATCTGGTCTCTCTGATATCATCCTTGGAAAA ATATGGGATTTGGCTGACCCAGAGGGTAAAGGATACTTAGATAAACAG GGTTTCTACGTTGCGTTGCGCCTTGTGGCATGTGCACAGAACGGCCACGATGTAAACCTGAGCAGTCTCAATTTGACTGTGCCACCTCCTAAATTT CATGACAGTAGCAGTCCTTTGCTGATCACACCACCCTCAACAGAGACTCACTGGGCTGTTAGG gtggaagaaaaagcaaagtttgATGGTATTTTTGAAAGCCTTTTGCCAGTAAATGGTTTACTTTCAGGAGACAAAGTAAAACCAGTACTGATGAATTCAAAGCTACCTCTTGATATCCTTGGAAGG GTCTGGGATCTCAGTGATATTGATAAAGATGGTCACCTGGACAAGGATGAATTTGCTGTG GCAATGCATTTGGTTTATAGAGCTCTTGAGAAAGAGTCAGTTCCTTCACAATTGCCCCCTTCTCTCATACCACCTTCTAAAAGAAAGAAGACATCAGTCTTTCCTGGTGCAGTTCCTGTTCTCCCTGCAAGTCCTCCCCCAAAAGACAGCCTCCGTTCCACCCCTTCCCACGGCAGTGTCACCAGTCTGAACAGCATAGGGAGCTTGTCTCCCAAGCACAGTGTCAAACCAGCACAG CCAGCTGTTAATTGGGTGGTACCAGTGTCTGAAAAAGTGAGATACGACGAAATTTTcttgaaaacagacacagacaTGGATGGGTTTGTGAGTGGCCAAGAAGTAAAGGACATTTTTATACATTCGGGTCTATCTCAGAATCTCCTAGCACATATATG GTCTTTGGCAGACACGAGACAGATGGGAAAGCTCAGCAAAGACCAGTTTGCACTTGCCATGTATCTCATTCAGCAGAAGGTCAGCAAAGGGATTGATCCTCCACAAGTGTTAACTCCAGATATGATCCCTCCCTCAGACAGAAACACACCCATCCAG ACTCTGTCAGGTTACTTGACCCCTGTAGGAACTGAGATCTCAGCACTAACAGAAATGCGGCGG GACAGTGCAAGTTCTGTTGGATCAGGAGAATTTACAGGGGTGAAGGAGCTGGATGATATTAGCCAAGAAATTGCACAGCTGCAGAG agaaaaatattctcTGGAGCAGGATATTAGGGAAAAGGAAGAATCAATCAGACAGAAAACCAATGAAGTTCAG GAGCTGCAAAATGATTTAGATAGGGAAACGAGTAACTTGCAAGAGCTGGAGGCTCAAAAACAAGATGCCCAAGACCGCCTGGATGAGATGGATCAGCAGAAAGCCAAACTGAAAGATATGCTGAATGATGTGAGGCAGAAATGCCAGGAAGAAACACAGGTG ATTTCATCACTAAAAATGCAGATTCAGTCTCAGGAATCAGATTTAAAATTACAGGAAGATGACCTTAACAGAGCAAAAGCAGAGCTGAATCGCCTGCAGCAGGAAGAGACTCAGCTAGAGCAGAGTATCCAGGCTGGGAAAGTGCAGCTTGAAACAATAATCAAATCTTTAAAATCAACCCAGGAAGAAATAAACCAG GCAAGAAGTAAACTCTCTCAGCTGCAAGAGAGCCATCAGGAAATGAATAAGAGCATTGAAGAATACAATGAAGCCCTCAATGGCATTCATGGTGGGAGTCTGACAAATTTAGCAGACATGAGTGAAGGCCTTGGGCAGACAGAAAGAAGCAATTATGGAGCTATG GATGATCCGTTTAAGAATAAAGCCTTGATGTTTACCAATAATACACAAGAATTGCATACAGACCCATTCCAGTCAGAAGATCCTTTCAAATCTGATCCATTTAAGGGAGCAGACCCCTTCAAAGGCA GTGACCCATTCCAGCATGATCCTTTTGCAGAGCagccacctgctccagcag ATCCCTTTGGAGGAGATCCCTTTAAGGAAAGTGACCCATTTCGTAGTTCTGCCCCTGAGGATTTCTTCAAGAAACAG CCTGACCCTTTTGAAAGCACTGATCCTTTTACGTCTTCCAGTATCTCTTCAAAAGGTCCAG ATCCATTTGGAACACTGGATCCATTTGGAAGTGGTGCCTTCAGTGGCGGTGAAGGATTTGCAGACTTCAGTCAGATGTCAAAG TCAGTAGCTTCAGACCCCTTTGCCTCCTCTTTTGGAGGGGCAGGATTCACAGATGACCCTTTCAAAAGCAAATCAGACACACCAGCATTACCACCCAAGAAAAATGTCCCTCCACGACCCAAGCCACCCAGTG GTAAAAGTACTCCTGTAAGCCACCTTGGGTCTGCAGATTTTCCCAAGCCCCATGATCCATTCCAGCCATTTGGGGCTGACAGCAGTGACCTGTTTCAAAGTAAAAAGGGGTTTGGGGACCCATTTAGTGGAAAAGATCCATTTGCTCCCTCCTCTTCAAGTAAAACTTCTAAAGACTCTTCCTTGGGGTTTGCAGACTTCAGCTCT ttTGGaaatgaggagcagcagctggcctGGGCGAAGAGAGAGAGCgaaaaagcagagcaggaaagaCTGGCTCGGTTGAGGAGACAAGAACAAGAAGACCTTGAGTTGGCCATTGCACTCAGTAAGGCTGACATGCCAAACTCTTAA
- the EPS15L1 gene encoding epidermal growth factor receptor substrate 15-like 1 isoform X4, producing the protein MAALIPLSQQFSTGNPIYETYYKQVDPTYTGRVGASEAALFLKKSGLSDIILGKIWDLADPEGKGYLDKQGFYVALRLVACAQNGHDVNLSSLNLTVPPPKFHDSSSPLLITPPSTETHWAVRVEEKAKFDGIFESLLPVNGLLSGDKVKPVLMNSKLPLDILGRVWDLSDIDKDGHLDKDEFAVAMHLVYRALEKESVPSQLPPSLIPPSKRKKTSVFPGAVPVLPASPPPKDSLRSTPSHGSVTSLNSIGSLSPKHSVKPAQPAVNWVVPVSEKVRYDEIFLKTDTDMDGFVSGQEVKDIFIHSGLSQNLLAHIWSLADTRQMGKLSKDQFALAMYLIQQKVSKGIDPPQVLTPDMIPPSDRNTPIQTLSGYLTPVGTEISALTEMRRDSASSVGSGEFTGVKELDDISQEIAQLQREKYSLEQDIREKEESIRQKTNEVQELQNDLDRETSNLQELEAQKQDAQDRLDEMDQQKAKLKDMLNDVRQKCQEETQVISSLKMQIQSQESDLKLQEDDLNRAKAELNRLQQEETQLEQSIQAGKVQLETIIKSLKSTQEEINQARSKLSQLQESHQEMNKSIEEYNEALNGIHGGSLTNLADMSEGLGQTERSNYGAMDDPFKNKALMFTNNTQELHTDPFQSEDPFKSDPFKGADPFKGSDPFQHDPFAEQPPAPADPFGGDPFKESDPFRSSAPEDFFKKQVKSDPFTSDPFTKTPTLPSKPDPFESTDPFTSSSISSKGPDPFGTLDPFGSGAFSGGEGFADFSQMSKSVASDPFASSFGGAGFTDDPFKSKSDTPALPPKKNVPPRPKPPSVWK; encoded by the exons ATGGCGGCGCTCATCCCCCTCAGCCAGCAG TTTTCTACTGGGAATCCAATATATGAAACATATTACAAACAG GTAGATCCAACATACACAGGGAGAGTTGGGGCAAGTGAAGCTGCTCTGTTTCTTAAAAAATCTGGTCTCTCTGATATCATCCTTGGAAAA ATATGGGATTTGGCTGACCCAGAGGGTAAAGGATACTTAGATAAACAG GGTTTCTACGTTGCGTTGCGCCTTGTGGCATGTGCACAGAACGGCCACGATGTAAACCTGAGCAGTCTCAATTTGACTGTGCCACCTCCTAAATTT CATGACAGTAGCAGTCCTTTGCTGATCACACCACCCTCAACAGAGACTCACTGGGCTGTTAGG gtggaagaaaaagcaaagtttgATGGTATTTTTGAAAGCCTTTTGCCAGTAAATGGTTTACTTTCAGGAGACAAAGTAAAACCAGTACTGATGAATTCAAAGCTACCTCTTGATATCCTTGGAAGG GTCTGGGATCTCAGTGATATTGATAAAGATGGTCACCTGGACAAGGATGAATTTGCTGTG GCAATGCATTTGGTTTATAGAGCTCTTGAGAAAGAGTCAGTTCCTTCACAATTGCCCCCTTCTCTCATACCACCTTCTAAAAGAAAGAAGACATCAGTCTTTCCTGGTGCAGTTCCTGTTCTCCCTGCAAGTCCTCCCCCAAAAGACAGCCTCCGTTCCACCCCTTCCCACGGCAGTGTCACCAGTCTGAACAGCATAGGGAGCTTGTCTCCCAAGCACAGTGTCAAACCAGCACAG CCAGCTGTTAATTGGGTGGTACCAGTGTCTGAAAAAGTGAGATACGACGAAATTTTcttgaaaacagacacagacaTGGATGGGTTTGTGAGTGGCCAAGAAGTAAAGGACATTTTTATACATTCGGGTCTATCTCAGAATCTCCTAGCACATATATG GTCTTTGGCAGACACGAGACAGATGGGAAAGCTCAGCAAAGACCAGTTTGCACTTGCCATGTATCTCATTCAGCAGAAGGTCAGCAAAGGGATTGATCCTCCACAAGTGTTAACTCCAGATATGATCCCTCCCTCAGACAGAAACACACCCATCCAG ACTCTGTCAGGTTACTTGACCCCTGTAGGAACTGAGATCTCAGCACTAACAGAAATGCGGCGG GACAGTGCAAGTTCTGTTGGATCAGGAGAATTTACAGGGGTGAAGGAGCTGGATGATATTAGCCAAGAAATTGCACAGCTGCAGAG agaaaaatattctcTGGAGCAGGATATTAGGGAAAAGGAAGAATCAATCAGACAGAAAACCAATGAAGTTCAG GAGCTGCAAAATGATTTAGATAGGGAAACGAGTAACTTGCAAGAGCTGGAGGCTCAAAAACAAGATGCCCAAGACCGCCTGGATGAGATGGATCAGCAGAAAGCCAAACTGAAAGATATGCTGAATGATGTGAGGCAGAAATGCCAGGAAGAAACACAGGTG ATTTCATCACTAAAAATGCAGATTCAGTCTCAGGAATCAGATTTAAAATTACAGGAAGATGACCTTAACAGAGCAAAAGCAGAGCTGAATCGCCTGCAGCAGGAAGAGACTCAGCTAGAGCAGAGTATCCAGGCTGGGAAAGTGCAGCTTGAAACAATAATCAAATCTTTAAAATCAACCCAGGAAGAAATAAACCAG GCAAGAAGTAAACTCTCTCAGCTGCAAGAGAGCCATCAGGAAATGAATAAGAGCATTGAAGAATACAATGAAGCCCTCAATGGCATTCATGGTGGGAGTCTGACAAATTTAGCAGACATGAGTGAAGGCCTTGGGCAGACAGAAAGAAGCAATTATGGAGCTATG GATGATCCGTTTAAGAATAAAGCCTTGATGTTTACCAATAATACACAAGAATTGCATACAGACCCATTCCAGTCAGAAGATCCTTTCAAATCTGATCCATTTAAGGGAGCAGACCCCTTCAAAGGCA GTGACCCATTCCAGCATGATCCTTTTGCAGAGCagccacctgctccagcag ATCCCTTTGGAGGAGATCCCTTTAAGGAAAGTGACCCATTTCGTAGTTCTGCCCCTGAGGATTTCTTCAAGAAACAGGTGAAGAGTGACCCATTTACCTCAGATCCATTCACAAAAACCCCCACTTTGCCCTCAAAG CCTGACCCTTTTGAAAGCACTGATCCTTTTACGTCTTCCAGTATCTCTTCAAAAGGTCCAG ATCCATTTGGAACACTGGATCCATTTGGAAGTGGTGCCTTCAGTGGCGGTGAAGGATTTGCAGACTTCAGTCAGATGTCAAAG TCAGTAGCTTCAGACCCCTTTGCCTCCTCTTTTGGAGGGGCAGGATTCACAGATGACCCTTTCAAAAGCAAATCAGACACACCAGCATTACCACCCAAGAAAAATGTCCCTCCACGACCCAAGCCACCCAGTG ttTGGaaatga
- the EPS15L1 gene encoding epidermal growth factor receptor substrate 15-like 1 isoform X1, whose protein sequence is MAALIPLSQQFSTGNPIYETYYKQVDPTYTGRVGASEAALFLKKSGLSDIILGKIWDLADPEGKGYLDKQGFYVALRLVACAQNGHDVNLSSLNLTVPPPKFHDSSSPLLITPPSTETHWAVRVEEKAKFDGIFESLLPVNGLLSGDKVKPVLMNSKLPLDILGRVWDLSDIDKDGHLDKDEFAVAMHLVYRALEKESVPSQLPPSLIPPSKRKKTSVFPGAVPVLPASPPPKDSLRSTPSHGSVTSLNSIGSLSPKHSVKPAQPAVNWVVPVSEKVRYDEIFLKTDTDMDGFVSGQEVKDIFIHSGLSQNLLAHIWSLADTRQMGKLSKDQFALAMYLIQQKVSKGIDPPQVLTPDMIPPSDRNTPIQTLSGYLTPVGTEISALTEMRRDSASSVGSGEFTGVKELDDISQEIAQLQREKYSLEQDIREKEESIRQKTNEVQELQNDLDRETSNLQELEAQKQDAQDRLDEMDQQKAKLKDMLNDVRQKCQEETQVISSLKMQIQSQESDLKLQEDDLNRAKAELNRLQQEETQLEQSIQAGKVQLETIIKSLKSTQEEINQARSKLSQLQESHQEMNKSIEEYNEALNGIHGGSLTNLADMSEGLGQTERSNYGAMDDPFKNKALMFTNNTQELHTDPFQSEDPFKSDPFKGADPFKGSDPFQHDPFAEQPPAPADPFGGDPFKESDPFRSSAPEDFFKKQVKSDPFTSDPFTKTPTLPSKPDPFESTDPFTSSSISSKGPDPFGTLDPFGSGAFSGGEGFADFSQMSKSVASDPFASSFGGAGFTDDPFKSKSDTPALPPKKNVPPRPKPPSGKSTPVSHLGSADFPKPHDPFQPFGADSSDLFQSKKGFGDPFSGKDPFAPSSSSKTSKDSSLGFADFSSFGNEEQQLAWAKRESEKAEQERLARLRRQEQEDLELAIALSKADMPNS, encoded by the exons ATGGCGGCGCTCATCCCCCTCAGCCAGCAG TTTTCTACTGGGAATCCAATATATGAAACATATTACAAACAG GTAGATCCAACATACACAGGGAGAGTTGGGGCAAGTGAAGCTGCTCTGTTTCTTAAAAAATCTGGTCTCTCTGATATCATCCTTGGAAAA ATATGGGATTTGGCTGACCCAGAGGGTAAAGGATACTTAGATAAACAG GGTTTCTACGTTGCGTTGCGCCTTGTGGCATGTGCACAGAACGGCCACGATGTAAACCTGAGCAGTCTCAATTTGACTGTGCCACCTCCTAAATTT CATGACAGTAGCAGTCCTTTGCTGATCACACCACCCTCAACAGAGACTCACTGGGCTGTTAGG gtggaagaaaaagcaaagtttgATGGTATTTTTGAAAGCCTTTTGCCAGTAAATGGTTTACTTTCAGGAGACAAAGTAAAACCAGTACTGATGAATTCAAAGCTACCTCTTGATATCCTTGGAAGG GTCTGGGATCTCAGTGATATTGATAAAGATGGTCACCTGGACAAGGATGAATTTGCTGTG GCAATGCATTTGGTTTATAGAGCTCTTGAGAAAGAGTCAGTTCCTTCACAATTGCCCCCTTCTCTCATACCACCTTCTAAAAGAAAGAAGACATCAGTCTTTCCTGGTGCAGTTCCTGTTCTCCCTGCAAGTCCTCCCCCAAAAGACAGCCTCCGTTCCACCCCTTCCCACGGCAGTGTCACCAGTCTGAACAGCATAGGGAGCTTGTCTCCCAAGCACAGTGTCAAACCAGCACAG CCAGCTGTTAATTGGGTGGTACCAGTGTCTGAAAAAGTGAGATACGACGAAATTTTcttgaaaacagacacagacaTGGATGGGTTTGTGAGTGGCCAAGAAGTAAAGGACATTTTTATACATTCGGGTCTATCTCAGAATCTCCTAGCACATATATG GTCTTTGGCAGACACGAGACAGATGGGAAAGCTCAGCAAAGACCAGTTTGCACTTGCCATGTATCTCATTCAGCAGAAGGTCAGCAAAGGGATTGATCCTCCACAAGTGTTAACTCCAGATATGATCCCTCCCTCAGACAGAAACACACCCATCCAG ACTCTGTCAGGTTACTTGACCCCTGTAGGAACTGAGATCTCAGCACTAACAGAAATGCGGCGG GACAGTGCAAGTTCTGTTGGATCAGGAGAATTTACAGGGGTGAAGGAGCTGGATGATATTAGCCAAGAAATTGCACAGCTGCAGAG agaaaaatattctcTGGAGCAGGATATTAGGGAAAAGGAAGAATCAATCAGACAGAAAACCAATGAAGTTCAG GAGCTGCAAAATGATTTAGATAGGGAAACGAGTAACTTGCAAGAGCTGGAGGCTCAAAAACAAGATGCCCAAGACCGCCTGGATGAGATGGATCAGCAGAAAGCCAAACTGAAAGATATGCTGAATGATGTGAGGCAGAAATGCCAGGAAGAAACACAGGTG ATTTCATCACTAAAAATGCAGATTCAGTCTCAGGAATCAGATTTAAAATTACAGGAAGATGACCTTAACAGAGCAAAAGCAGAGCTGAATCGCCTGCAGCAGGAAGAGACTCAGCTAGAGCAGAGTATCCAGGCTGGGAAAGTGCAGCTTGAAACAATAATCAAATCTTTAAAATCAACCCAGGAAGAAATAAACCAG GCAAGAAGTAAACTCTCTCAGCTGCAAGAGAGCCATCAGGAAATGAATAAGAGCATTGAAGAATACAATGAAGCCCTCAATGGCATTCATGGTGGGAGTCTGACAAATTTAGCAGACATGAGTGAAGGCCTTGGGCAGACAGAAAGAAGCAATTATGGAGCTATG GATGATCCGTTTAAGAATAAAGCCTTGATGTTTACCAATAATACACAAGAATTGCATACAGACCCATTCCAGTCAGAAGATCCTTTCAAATCTGATCCATTTAAGGGAGCAGACCCCTTCAAAGGCA GTGACCCATTCCAGCATGATCCTTTTGCAGAGCagccacctgctccagcag ATCCCTTTGGAGGAGATCCCTTTAAGGAAAGTGACCCATTTCGTAGTTCTGCCCCTGAGGATTTCTTCAAGAAACAGGTGAAGAGTGACCCATTTACCTCAGATCCATTCACAAAAACCCCCACTTTGCCCTCAAAG CCTGACCCTTTTGAAAGCACTGATCCTTTTACGTCTTCCAGTATCTCTTCAAAAGGTCCAG ATCCATTTGGAACACTGGATCCATTTGGAAGTGGTGCCTTCAGTGGCGGTGAAGGATTTGCAGACTTCAGTCAGATGTCAAAG TCAGTAGCTTCAGACCCCTTTGCCTCCTCTTTTGGAGGGGCAGGATTCACAGATGACCCTTTCAAAAGCAAATCAGACACACCAGCATTACCACCCAAGAAAAATGTCCCTCCACGACCCAAGCCACCCAGTG GTAAAAGTACTCCTGTAAGCCACCTTGGGTCTGCAGATTTTCCCAAGCCCCATGATCCATTCCAGCCATTTGGGGCTGACAGCAGTGACCTGTTTCAAAGTAAAAAGGGGTTTGGGGACCCATTTAGTGGAAAAGATCCATTTGCTCCCTCCTCTTCAAGTAAAACTTCTAAAGACTCTTCCTTGGGGTTTGCAGACTTCAGCTCT ttTGGaaatgaggagcagcagctggcctGGGCGAAGAGAGAGAGCgaaaaagcagagcaggaaagaCTGGCTCGGTTGAGGAGACAAGAACAAGAAGACCTTGAGTTGGCCATTGCACTCAGTAAGGCTGACATGCCAAACTCTTAA